From a region of the Leptospira montravelensis genome:
- the flgB gene encoding flagellar basal body rod protein FlgB — protein MFEATHFMKTQDLLERGLGAATQRRKVITDNIANADVPNFKRSEVVFESMLKRAIESEKIEKDKAVPTKITNDRHIEFFKPLDYRDAKPKTNLDYLTTMRPDGNNVDIEKEVVDANQNQMSYSLMIDRLNQNNRLLNIVMRTN, from the coding sequence ATGTTTGAAGCAACACATTTCATGAAAACTCAAGACCTATTGGAACGTGGCCTCGGTGCTGCGACACAAAGGCGTAAAGTGATTACTGATAATATCGCCAATGCGGACGTTCCTAATTTCAAACGTTCGGAAGTGGTCTTTGAATCGATGTTGAAACGTGCTATCGAATCAGAAAAAATTGAAAAGGACAAAGCAGTTCCTACTAAAATCACAAACGACCGTCATATTGAATTTTTTAAACCTCTAGATTATCGGGATGCAAAACCCAAAACCAATTTGGACTATCTGACTACAATGCGACCCGATGGAAACAACGTAGACATTGAAAAAGAAGTGGTAGATGCAAACCAAAACCAAATGAGTTACAGCCTTATGATTGATCGCTTAAACCAAAACAACCGCCTTCTCAACATTGTGATGAGAACCAACTAA
- a CDS encoding aminoglycoside phosphotransferase family protein, whose protein sequence is MDQQNKEYSKTSLGKPFAIGRSADLFALPENQILKLFFPEAKESEIDLEVKNTIEANQQGATKMRCYGKAKVENRFGIVIDRLNGISLTKLPDKNPLELFRIAGKLAKLHYGIHQLKSDKFQDIKEILNHCLESAPLSFLSATEKEKAKSYIATLPNGNSILHLDFHPENVIVEGKDEIIIDWMTAAKGSPAADVAFTYLLFTDGELWPGTPKLKIIFYTIIRKFILGGYLKSYKKLSGMMDAEISAWRLPSLILRMGLWDIASEREGLRAQTIRLLANGGKV, encoded by the coding sequence ATGGATCAACAAAACAAAGAATACAGTAAAACAAGTTTGGGGAAACCTTTTGCAATTGGCAGGTCAGCGGATCTATTTGCCTTGCCAGAGAATCAAATTCTAAAACTTTTTTTTCCTGAGGCAAAGGAATCAGAAATCGATTTAGAAGTTAAAAACACCATCGAAGCCAATCAGCAAGGTGCAACGAAAATGCGTTGTTATGGAAAAGCCAAAGTTGAGAACCGGTTTGGAATCGTAATTGACAGGTTAAATGGAATTTCACTTACAAAACTTCCAGACAAAAATCCATTGGAGCTCTTTCGAATCGCTGGAAAACTTGCGAAGTTACATTACGGAATTCATCAGCTAAAATCAGATAAATTTCAAGACATAAAAGAAATCTTAAACCATTGTTTGGAATCTGCACCACTTTCATTTTTGAGTGCGACTGAAAAAGAAAAGGCCAAATCGTATATCGCAACTCTTCCCAATGGAAATTCCATTTTGCATTTGGATTTCCATCCAGAAAATGTAATCGTAGAAGGAAAAGATGAAATTATAATTGATTGGATGACTGCGGCCAAAGGAAGTCCTGCTGCGGATGTTGCCTTCACCTATCTTTTGTTTACCGATGGAGAACTTTGGCCAGGAACACCAAAATTAAAAATTATTTTTTATACAATCATCAGAAAGTTCATTCTCGGTGGGTATTTAAAATCCTATAAAAAATTAAGTGGGATGATGGATGCAGAAATTTCCGCTTGGAGACTTCCTTCACTCATTCTACGGATGGGACTTTGGGATATCGCAAGTGAAAGGGAAGGATTAAGGGCGCAAACCATTCGTTTGCTAGCTAATGGTGGAAAAGTATGA
- a CDS encoding DUF7000 family protein → MKDLNDYVKAYKKQLQIGDIQEAYARLVKYVTKLGTTLSKNLSKIYSFGSLFQGYMDYTYFYYGNKFLKDRKLKMGLVLNHPKMQFEVWLLGQTIPIQERYWEYFKNTKWNKNRTTKPQYSILETVLIETPDFSDLDRLSKQIEDRLVQVTAEIIEDIKRSKLK, encoded by the coding sequence GTGAAAGATTTGAATGATTATGTAAAAGCATACAAAAAACAACTCCAAATCGGAGACATCCAAGAAGCATACGCTAGGCTTGTAAAATACGTAACCAAACTCGGCACAACTTTATCTAAAAATCTTTCTAAAATTTATTCCTTCGGAAGTCTTTTTCAAGGCTATATGGACTATACCTATTTCTATTACGGAAACAAGTTCTTGAAAGATAGAAAATTAAAGATGGGACTTGTCTTAAATCATCCAAAAATGCAATTTGAAGTTTGGCTTTTGGGGCAGACCATTCCCATCCAAGAAAGGTATTGGGAGTATTTTAAAAACACAAAGTGGAACAAAAATAGAACTACCAAACCACAATATTCCATTTTAGAAACTGTTCTCATTGAAACCCCCGATTTTAGTGATTTGGATCGGCTGTCGAAACAAATTGAAGATCGTCTTGTTCAGGTGACTGCGGAAATCATTGAGGACATTAAACGTAGTAAATTGAAATAA
- a CDS encoding MBL fold metallo-hydrolase, which translates to MGKVITIDTEYANMPQVASAYLLEEEGHGVVVETNTTHAIPKILKTMESEGIKRENLDYVIVTHVHLDHAGGAWALLEACPNAILLAHPKTAKHLIDPSLLIKSATSVYGKENFDSLYGEIKPVPKDRVRVMEDGEWLVWKDHSFQFIYTKGHANHHFCIYDKKSNGIYTGDSFGISYPHLENGKRFIFPTTTPTDFDSVEAIRSLERILETGAEVAYLTHFGVIGNLKENATDLKEGLILCQEAINNLETIPKEDRLPFVESKVEAMIQTLADKHSLTLSESDWKLLHLDVNLNAQGLVYAFEKKQPKV; encoded by the coding sequence ATGGGCAAAGTGATCACCATTGATACCGAGTATGCAAATATGCCACAAGTGGCATCGGCTTATCTTTTAGAAGAAGAAGGGCACGGAGTGGTTGTGGAAACCAATACCACTCATGCCATCCCAAAGATTCTAAAAACTATGGAGTCGGAGGGAATCAAAAGAGAAAACCTCGACTATGTCATTGTGACTCATGTGCATTTGGATCATGCAGGTGGTGCCTGGGCACTTCTCGAAGCCTGTCCTAATGCGATTTTACTGGCTCATCCCAAAACCGCCAAACACTTGATAGATCCCAGTTTACTGATCAAAAGTGCCACATCCGTTTATGGAAAAGAAAACTTTGATTCTTTGTATGGTGAAATTAAACCAGTGCCAAAAGATAGAGTTCGAGTGATGGAAGATGGGGAATGGCTTGTTTGGAAAGACCATTCCTTTCAGTTTATTTACACAAAGGGACATGCCAACCACCACTTCTGTATTTATGATAAAAAATCGAATGGTATTTATACCGGTGATTCCTTTGGAATTTCCTATCCCCATTTAGAAAATGGAAAACGATTTATTTTTCCTACAACAACGCCAACTGACTTTGATTCGGTGGAAGCCATCCGATCACTCGAACGAATTTTAGAAACAGGAGCGGAGGTTGCTTACCTCACTCATTTTGGTGTGATCGGAAATTTAAAAGAGAATGCGACCGATTTAAAAGAAGGTCTCATCCTTTGTCAGGAAGCCATTAACAACTTAGAAACCATCCCCAAAGAAGATCGTCTCCCTTTTGTAGAATCAAAAGTGGAAGCCATGATCCAAACACTGGCAGACAAACATTCCCTTACACTGTCAGAATCTGATTGGAAATTATTACATCTAGATGTAAATTTAAATGCGCAAGGGTTAGTCTATGCGTTTGAAAAGAAACAACCAAAAGTATAA
- a CDS encoding glycerol-3-phosphate dehydrogenase/oxidase produces the protein MNLKLDRFIETYKGEEFDVTIIGGGITGATLAYEVASRGYTVALVEKKDFGGATSAATGKLIHGGLRYLKQFEIGLVREALKERRILSNIAPNLVYPYPMVLPKPGLIARIGLFVYDLLSFDSKWTWDESKQIPNHKYLKRKELNQKNLGDFEDAAYFYDAICLSPERLTLSFLKSAVSYGAKIANYAVVENLIWENKSVVGILVHDVLTNQKHQIRSKVTINASGPWTHNILSKSNKTEQPMPKKRSEGIYIITKKLTNLMTLYVGDKGHFSFAPWRGHSMIGPTEKSYFGNVEDWKLTKESITEFIDYINETSHLKEKLTVDDVIFAYGGLRPLVESSDDTYSASRRSELYDHARDGIQGLITAAGGKYTTSRHFAESIFKRIQKKLDKKSGEAISAKQHLYASQIPNVEIFIQEAKKQNSDFSENTIDYLIRHYGLQYEIILDLARKTKNLAAVLNADGEILAEVVYVIRYEMAKSLSDVFLRRTGLGTLGILSDEIMKVIIDTAATEWNWSEDTKKKETEVIYKTLKLPV, from the coding sequence ATGAATTTAAAGTTAGATCGTTTTATTGAAACTTATAAAGGTGAAGAGTTTGATGTCACAATCATCGGTGGTGGAATCACCGGCGCCACATTGGCTTACGAAGTGGCTAGTCGTGGTTATACGGTGGCTTTAGTCGAAAAAAAAGATTTCGGTGGAGCCACTTCTGCGGCTACGGGGAAGTTGATTCACGGTGGACTACGATATCTCAAACAGTTTGAAATTGGTTTAGTCCGAGAGGCCTTAAAAGAAAGAAGGATACTATCTAACATCGCACCGAATTTAGTTTATCCTTATCCTATGGTACTTCCAAAACCAGGTCTTATTGCAAGGATTGGACTTTTTGTTTATGATCTGCTTTCTTTTGACAGTAAGTGGACTTGGGACGAATCCAAACAAATTCCTAATCATAAGTATCTCAAACGAAAAGAACTCAACCAAAAAAACTTAGGTGATTTTGAAGATGCTGCTTACTTTTATGATGCAATTTGTTTGAGTCCAGAAAGGTTAACCCTTAGTTTTTTAAAATCTGCTGTTTCTTATGGTGCAAAAATTGCTAACTACGCAGTGGTGGAAAATTTAATTTGGGAAAACAAATCCGTTGTTGGAATTTTAGTCCATGATGTATTGACAAATCAAAAACACCAAATTCGTTCTAAGGTAACGATCAATGCGTCGGGGCCTTGGACACATAACATTCTTTCTAAATCGAATAAAACAGAACAACCCATGCCGAAAAAACGTTCGGAAGGGATCTATATCATTACCAAAAAATTAACAAACCTAATGACTTTGTATGTGGGTGATAAAGGCCATTTCAGTTTTGCTCCTTGGCGTGGACACTCTATGATTGGGCCCACTGAAAAATCTTATTTTGGAAATGTCGAAGATTGGAAACTCACCAAAGAAAGTATCACCGAGTTTATCGATTATATCAATGAAACATCTCATCTCAAAGAGAAGTTAACAGTGGATGATGTTATTTTTGCTTACGGGGGTTTACGGCCTTTGGTGGAAAGTTCCGATGATACCTATTCTGCATCCAGAAGGTCAGAACTCTATGATCATGCCCGTGATGGAATCCAAGGTTTGATTACGGCTGCCGGTGGAAAGTACACAACAAGCAGACATTTTGCAGAATCAATTTTCAAACGAATCCAAAAAAAATTGGATAAAAAATCGGGTGAAGCTATTTCCGCAAAACAACACTTATACGCTTCACAAATCCCGAATGTAGAAATTTTCATCCAAGAGGCAAAAAAACAAAATTCTGACTTCTCAGAAAATACCATAGATTATTTGATTCGTCACTACGGTTTACAATATGAAATCATTTTGGACCTGGCTAGGAAAACAAAAAATCTGGCAGCCGTTCTGAATGCGGATGGTGAAATTTTAGCGGAAGTAGTGTACGTGATTCGTTATGAAATGGCAAAATCGCTTTCAGATGTTTTTTTGAGAAGGACAGGTCTTGGAACACTTGGAATTCTTTCGGATGAAATCATGAAGGTGATCATTGATACGGCTGCTACGGAATGGAACTGGTCAGAAGACACAAAAAAGAAAGAAACAGAGGTCATTTACAAAACTTTAAAATTACCAGTTTGA
- a CDS encoding RNA polymerase sigma factor, with protein MTIADKGTILLSDLFRKEQVKMTAVLCRHFGIKDLDFVEDMIAETFLRATEVWPHSGIPENPSGWLYTVAKNIARDSFRKNTTELNNFKNHFETNPKETLEVSFEENVIADSHLAMIFAVCENTLSAKGKICLSLQILCGLSVEEIAFALHSNKEAVKKILFRAREQLRESNFEIKNLSTDEIKFRMDSVLLTIYLLFNEGYSSKTKDSVIRIDLIKQAMNLGLSLLETKSAKTPELFALMSLFCFQASRLDSRISSQETVVVFQDQDKSKWDQNLIQKGNEYFLEAFSVPSRSRYHYEAAIAYWHTQNDSLEKWKYILSIYDNFLKIFNSPSVFLNRVFAYSKVFGKQKAIEEIKNYREDKTRDYFSLLGYLYSNLNNELASLHYQKAIQMTKPKKEIALLEQKIKELKLEEI; from the coding sequence ATGACCATAGCTGATAAGGGAACCATTTTACTTTCCGATTTGTTTCGAAAGGAACAAGTAAAAATGACGGCTGTGTTATGCCGTCATTTTGGAATCAAAGACCTTGATTTTGTCGAAGATATGATTGCTGAAACATTCCTTAGAGCCACCGAAGTTTGGCCACATTCAGGAATCCCAGAAAATCCATCTGGTTGGCTTTACACAGTCGCCAAAAATATCGCAAGAGATAGTTTCAGGAAAAACACAACTGAGTTAAATAATTTTAAAAATCATTTTGAGACAAACCCAAAAGAAACTTTAGAAGTAAGTTTTGAAGAGAACGTGATTGCTGATAGTCACTTAGCTATGATATTTGCGGTCTGTGAAAATACACTTTCAGCCAAAGGAAAAATCTGCCTAAGTTTACAAATACTCTGCGGGCTTAGTGTTGAAGAAATTGCCTTTGCTCTCCATTCTAATAAAGAAGCAGTTAAAAAAATTCTTTTTCGTGCAAGGGAACAACTGCGTGAATCCAATTTTGAAATTAAAAATTTGTCTACAGATGAAATCAAATTTCGAATGGATTCCGTTCTTTTAACAATTTATCTTTTATTTAACGAAGGTTATTCTTCAAAAACCAAAGATTCGGTCATTCGTATCGATTTAATAAAACAAGCAATGAATCTTGGTCTTTCACTATTAGAAACAAAATCAGCAAAAACGCCTGAATTATTTGCACTCATGTCATTATTTTGTTTTCAAGCATCTAGGCTCGATTCTCGAATAAGTTCACAAGAAACTGTAGTGGTTTTTCAAGACCAAGATAAGTCCAAGTGGGATCAAAATTTAATACAAAAAGGAAATGAATATTTTTTAGAGGCGTTTAGTGTTCCTTCCAGGTCTCGATACCATTATGAAGCTGCAATTGCATATTGGCACACCCAAAACGATTCCCTGGAAAAATGGAAATATATTTTAAGTATATATGATAATTTTTTAAAAATCTTTAACTCACCTTCTGTTTTCTTAAACAGAGTATTTGCTTATTCTAAAGTATTCGGAAAACAAAAAGCAATTGAAGAGATAAAAAACTACAGGGAAGATAAAACTCGGGATTATTTTTCTCTCTTAGGTTATTTATATTCAAACTTGAATAATGAATTAGCTTCCCTTCATTACCAAAAGGCAATTCAAATGACCAAACCAAAAAAGGAAATTGCACTATTAGAACAAAAAATCAAAGAATTAAAATTAGAAGAAATATAA
- the fliE gene encoding flagellar hook-basal body complex protein FliE → MSIDRIANISSQTYKPHSLLPQGDKVGIFRSNERHYGKTNEAKSPDEVAGTFGDALKKAFEQVNDQQVEADELTQKIVFDPNSVELHDVMIAAEKARISLTFAKTMSDGFVRAYRELTTLR, encoded by the coding sequence ATGTCCATTGATCGCATTGCAAACATCAGTTCCCAAACTTACAAACCACATTCCCTACTCCCACAAGGTGACAAGGTAGGAATCTTTCGCTCGAACGAACGTCACTATGGTAAAACCAATGAAGCCAAATCTCCGGATGAAGTGGCTGGAACTTTTGGAGATGCTTTAAAGAAAGCCTTCGAACAGGTGAATGACCAACAAGTGGAAGCAGATGAACTCACACAGAAAATTGTTTTTGATCCAAACTCAGTGGAACTTCATGACGTGATGATTGCGGCAGAGAAGGCTCGGATCTCATTGACATTTGCAAAAACAATGTCGGATGGATTTGTTAGAGCTTATAGAGAACTCACAACACTTAGATAA
- a CDS encoding xylulokinase, whose translation MESGYILTYDIGTTGVKTCLFRISEALELVQSASKEYSIQLLDNGGAEQNPDDWWSSMKDTTTQILTESKIKPEFIQGISFCSQMQGLVLTDANFQAVRPAMSYMDQRATLEMKAGVSHGFKIEGINAIKLLLSLWITGAVAASVKDPIWKYKWVEKNEPEVFTKVKWWFDVKEYLIARSTNEAVMTRDSAFATFLYNSRVGKGNWSPLLCKLFGVRLDHLPKIVNSSERVGGLTKEAAEYLGLIENISVFGGGGDASLIGVGAGAVSEGDTHIYAGTSGWIGTVTKKRTVDIGARIASIVGAREGYYNYFGEQETSGKCLQWVRDHLALDEIDLYLEKKKITDGPDAVYESLFEFMFDSIKDTEPGSQGVIFTPWLHGNRCPFEDPKARGIFFNISLHTGKRTLIRAVVEGILFHKRWILELSDKKIPTSDTIRFVGGVARSAFICQLLADITGKTIERVVHPENVGAMGAAAIVAFGIGKIQKFEDIKSMIPIQDRWTPNLKHKEIYDKNFKVFKNLYKANQNNFANLNT comes from the coding sequence ATGGAATCTGGATATATACTGACTTATGATATCGGCACAACGGGGGTAAAAACCTGTCTCTTTCGGATTTCAGAGGCTCTGGAGCTTGTGCAATCAGCCTCAAAGGAATATTCAATCCAACTTCTAGACAATGGGGGTGCCGAACAGAATCCAGACGATTGGTGGTCCTCCATGAAGGATACCACGACACAAATTTTGACAGAGTCCAAAATCAAACCGGAGTTCATCCAAGGTATATCCTTTTGTTCGCAAATGCAAGGATTGGTGCTCACAGATGCAAACTTTCAAGCAGTGCGCCCTGCTATGAGTTATATGGACCAAAGAGCGACGTTAGAAATGAAAGCGGGAGTGAGCCACGGTTTTAAAATCGAAGGAATCAATGCCATTAAACTTTTGTTATCTCTTTGGATTACAGGGGCAGTTGCTGCCAGTGTCAAAGATCCAATTTGGAAATACAAATGGGTAGAAAAAAACGAACCAGAAGTATTTACAAAAGTAAAGTGGTGGTTTGACGTAAAAGAATATTTAATCGCACGCTCTACAAACGAAGCAGTGATGACAAGAGATTCTGCTTTTGCTACTTTTTTATATAACTCAAGGGTAGGAAAAGGAAATTGGAGTCCTCTTTTGTGTAAGTTATTCGGTGTTCGTTTGGATCATTTGCCAAAGATTGTAAATTCTTCTGAAAGGGTGGGTGGACTTACAAAAGAAGCAGCGGAGTATCTCGGTTTAATCGAAAACATATCCGTGTTTGGTGGTGGAGGAGATGCCTCACTCATTGGTGTGGGGGCAGGAGCCGTAAGTGAAGGTGATACTCATATCTATGCAGGAACTTCTGGTTGGATCGGGACTGTAACCAAAAAAAGAACAGTGGATATAGGAGCAAGGATTGCATCCATCGTTGGAGCAAGAGAAGGATATTATAATTATTTTGGGGAACAAGAAACATCAGGGAAATGTTTACAATGGGTGAGAGACCACTTGGCCTTAGATGAAATCGATTTGTACTTAGAAAAAAAGAAAATCACTGATGGTCCTGATGCCGTGTATGAAAGTTTGTTCGAGTTTATGTTTGATTCCATTAAAGATACGGAACCTGGTTCGCAGGGAGTGATTTTTACACCTTGGCTTCATGGCAACCGTTGTCCTTTTGAAGACCCAAAAGCAAGAGGGATATTTTTTAACATCAGCTTACATACAGGAAAAAGAACACTCATCCGTGCAGTAGTGGAAGGAATCCTTTTTCATAAACGTTGGATTTTAGAACTTTCTGATAAAAAGATCCCTACATCAGATACCATTCGGTTTGTGGGTGGTGTGGCAAGGTCTGCCTTTATCTGTCAGTTGTTAGCTGACATCACGGGAAAAACCATTGAAAGAGTGGTTCATCCCGAAAACGTTGGCGCGATGGGAGCGGCTGCCATTGTAGCTTTTGGAATTGGAAAAATTCAAAAATTTGAAGATATCAAATCAATGATTCCCATCCAGGACAGATGGACCCCTAATTTGAAGCATAAAGAAATTTATGATAAAAACTTTAAGGTCTTTAAAAATCTTTATAAAGCCAACCAAAACAATTTTGCAAATTTAAATACATAA
- a CDS encoding MFS transporter produces MSQNTPKLYSYRWVVLFAYIVITATICLQWLTFAPIARDAKEFYQVSPLQIDLLSLVFLGVFVIIAIPASYVIDTYGIKKGVGFGAILTGVCGLLKGIYAADYSIVLICQIGLAVAQPFLLNAVTKISVLWFPIQERATAVALGTLAQFLGIILVMILTPILLQSGNSIPGVMMIYGFVSVGSAFLFLLLIKEKPPTSPSTHGEDHELPFLEGLRFLWKQKDMRKILFLFLIGLGVFNAVSTCIDQICEIKGLNIDESGLVGGVMLISGIIGGVIIPPLSDKLQKRKSFLIIAMAGFLVGLCLFTLFQGFIFLLTGSVIIGFFLLGIGAPIGFQYCAEITSPAPESTSQGLLLLVGQVSGILFILGLNFFGMISFLYILLILSLINFVMVFWLKESPFMES; encoded by the coding sequence ATGAGCCAAAACACTCCAAAATTATATTCCTACCGCTGGGTTGTGTTATTTGCCTATATTGTCATCACTGCCACCATTTGTTTGCAATGGTTGACCTTTGCTCCCATTGCCCGTGATGCCAAAGAGTTTTACCAGGTAAGCCCCTTACAAATCGATTTACTCTCGCTCGTATTTCTTGGCGTTTTTGTCATCATTGCCATTCCGGCTTCTTATGTAATTGATACGTATGGGATCAAAAAAGGGGTTGGGTTTGGTGCCATACTAACAGGAGTTTGCGGGTTACTCAAAGGAATTTATGCAGCCGACTATTCCATTGTTTTAATCTGCCAAATCGGTTTGGCCGTAGCCCAACCTTTTTTACTAAACGCAGTCACAAAGATTAGTGTATTGTGGTTTCCTATCCAAGAAAGAGCCACAGCGGTTGCTCTGGGAACTCTCGCCCAATTTCTAGGAATCATTCTTGTGATGATCCTCACACCCATCTTACTCCAATCAGGAAATTCCATACCTGGAGTCATGATGATTTACGGTTTTGTATCTGTAGGTTCTGCCTTTCTTTTTCTTTTACTCATCAAAGAAAAACCGCCAACTTCTCCGAGCACTCATGGAGAAGACCATGAACTCCCATTTTTGGAAGGACTTCGTTTTTTATGGAAACAAAAGGATATGAGAAAAATCCTATTTTTGTTTCTTATTGGTCTCGGAGTCTTCAATGCGGTGAGCACTTGTATCGATCAAATTTGTGAAATCAAAGGACTGAATATCGACGAATCAGGACTTGTTGGTGGAGTGATGCTGATTTCAGGAATCATTGGTGGGGTCATCATACCGCCGTTATCCGATAAATTACAAAAAAGAAAATCATTCCTCATTATTGCAATGGCTGGATTTCTTGTAGGACTTTGTTTATTCACCTTATTCCAAGGATTTATTTTCTTACTCACAGGTTCCGTAATCATTGGATTTTTTCTCCTCGGTATTGGAGCACCCATCGGATTTCAATACTGTGCAGAAATTACTTCACCAGCACCAGAATCCACTTCCCAAGGTTTGTTACTCCTTGTGGGACAAGTGTCAGGGATCCTATTTATCTTAGGATTGAACTTTTTTGGAATGATATCGTTTCTCTATATCCTACTCATTTTATCACTGATTAATTTTGTGATGGTGTTTTGGTTAAAAGAATCACCGTTTATGGAAAGTTAA
- a CDS encoding SDR family NAD(P)-dependent oxidoreductase, which produces MAYHLKDKVVLITGASGGIGAACARELYRLGAKLVLTDISQTSLDALATEFTKERVITETVDVTDWKSIKQVTNLAVSKFGKLDIVFANAGISWKESAYTVFNCDASEFEKILEVDLLGVWRTIKSTLPEIVKNKGQVVVTSSIYAFTNGMCNAPYATSKVGIEMLSRSLRAELAGKGVNVSVLYPGWVSTPLTEGVFGGDSLTTNMRELGFPMVLRKPISAEKVAKAFVYGLIHKKPRIIVPARWIPIQLFRGIVGIFSDWYLANHTRIQSLLLDLESRTKKQ; this is translated from the coding sequence ATGGCTTATCATCTAAAAGACAAAGTAGTTCTCATCACAGGTGCTTCCGGAGGAATTGGAGCTGCATGCGCAAGAGAATTGTACAGGCTAGGTGCCAAACTTGTATTAACAGATATATCTCAGACATCCTTAGATGCATTAGCAACTGAGTTTACAAAAGAAAGAGTGATCACAGAAACAGTGGACGTAACCGATTGGAAATCCATCAAACAAGTGACAAATCTTGCAGTTTCTAAATTTGGAAAGCTTGATATCGTTTTTGCTAATGCTGGAATTTCATGGAAAGAATCCGCTTATACCGTTTTTAATTGCGATGCATCTGAATTTGAAAAAATTCTAGAGGTGGATTTACTTGGTGTTTGGCGCACAATCAAGTCCACATTGCCAGAGATTGTCAAAAATAAGGGACAAGTGGTTGTTACATCTTCCATCTATGCATTTACTAATGGTATGTGTAACGCACCTTATGCGACTTCTAAAGTTGGAATTGAAATGTTATCTCGTTCCCTTCGTGCAGAACTTGCAGGTAAAGGTGTAAATGTTAGTGTTTTGTACCCTGGTTGGGTTTCTACTCCCCTTACAGAAGGTGTTTTTGGAGGTGATAGTTTAACTACAAACATGCGAGAACTAGGTTTCCCTATGGTTTTAAGAAAACCAATTTCGGCTGAAAAAGTTGCAAAAGCATTTGTTTATGGGCTCATCCATAAAAAACCAAGAATCATCGTTCCGGCTCGTTGGATCCCCATCCAACTCTTCCGAGGGATTGTTGGAATTTTTTCGGATTGGTATCTTGCCAATCATACGCGCATCCAATCCTTACTTCTCGACTTGGAAAGTAGAACCAAGAAACAATAA
- the flgC gene encoding flagellar basal body rod protein FlgC yields the protein MGMFDSINISATGLSAQRLRMDVISNNIANSTTTRNTNGDGPFRRDRVILTPINLRTNWKSPVYPFGVAPGEGKGVKVMKIEKDMSPLRLTYDPTHPDAIQTGPKKGYVELPNINIVTEMTDMISASRSYEANVQLINGSKAMMNKAMEIGRA from the coding sequence ATGGGAATGTTTGATTCGATTAATATATCTGCCACTGGCCTTTCTGCCCAAAGACTCCGAATGGATGTTATTTCGAATAACATTGCAAACTCGACTACAACGAGAAATACAAATGGAGACGGCCCTTTTCGACGTGACCGTGTCATCTTAACGCCGATTAACCTAAGAACCAATTGGAAAAGCCCTGTGTATCCTTTTGGTGTGGCTCCCGGCGAAGGCAAAGGGGTAAAGGTAATGAAAATCGAAAAGGACATGAGCCCTTTACGACTCACTTATGACCCAACCCATCCAGATGCCATCCAAACTGGCCCGAAAAAAGGCTACGTGGAACTTCCGAACATCAATATCGTCACGGAGATGACAGATATGATTTCGGCATCTCGTTCTTATGAGGCCAATGTCCAACTCATCAATGGATCCAAAGCCATGATGAATAAGGCAATGGAGATCGGTCGGGCGTAA